From Solidesulfovibrio carbinoliphilus subsp. oakridgensis, the proteins below share one genomic window:
- a CDS encoding efflux RND transporter permease subunit, with protein sequence MNPAAIFIQRPVMTTLVMAAILIFGIMAYVKLPVSDLPNVDFPTIEVRVSLPGASPETMAASVANPLEKQFSTIAGLDSMTSVNTIGSTRVTLQFALDRNIDAAALDVQSALTTAGKDLPDDLPSPPYFRKVNPADSPILYLAISSDVMRLSDVDEYAENMMAQRISMVAGVAQVTVYGSKKYAVRIQLDPEAMAAKGIGVDEASTAVKNGNVNLPVGTVSGPSKEYTVRSSGKLLSADGYRPLIVAWRNGSPVRLSEIAKVTDSVEETRRFNWFSGTPGLVLAIQRQPGTNTVAVVDAVKSLLPTFQAQLPASVSLQVLYDRSVSIRESVADVKFTLVLTVCLVVMVIFLFLRNIPATVIPSLALPMSVVGTFAAMYVLGFSLDNISLMALTLSVGFVVDDAIVMLENIVRHLEMGKSTLQAAMDGSREISFTIVSMTISLAAVFLPVFFMGGVVGRLFHEFAVTIMVSILISGVVSISLTPMLCNLVLRPHVPVRHGGVYNAIERAFDGLRDLYDATLQLVLKHHVVTMLFSLFLLGVTVWLFGAIPKGFLPSEDTGQLMVTTEAEEGVSFDVMSERQQRLNALVSKDPDVAEYMSVVGSGGPNNTNNNGRLMLSLKPLDERKATADQVMQRLRAEFAQVPGLRSYLQNPPPIRIGGRATKGQYQYTLQAPNTEELFRSAAVFEQKMHDIPDIQDVSSDLQIKNPELRIDIDRDKASALGISAFQIEDALATSYGNRQISTIYAPDDTYQVIMELAPAYQANPDALSMLYVRSAGGQLVPLDTLVKRAVAVGPLSINHSGQSPSVTLSFNLRPGASLGNVVAAIEKLARNELPASVFTSFQGEAQAFQSSLTGLSLLLAMAVLVIYIVLGILYESFIHPLTILSGLPSAGVGALATLMLFGMDLNIYGFVGIIMLIGIVKKNAIMMIDFALEAQRGQGIPARQAIYEGALTRFRPIMMTTMAALMGTLPIALGLGAGAAARRPLGLCVVGGLVVSQLLTLFFTPVYYIYLDGLQNWLKGRFGGRRAKAGEPGRASAGVST encoded by the coding sequence ATGAACCCGGCCGCCATATTCATCCAACGGCCGGTCATGACCACCCTCGTCATGGCCGCCATCCTCATCTTCGGCATCATGGCCTACGTGAAGCTGCCGGTCTCGGACCTGCCGAACGTCGATTTTCCGACCATCGAGGTCCGGGTCTCCCTGCCCGGGGCCAGCCCCGAGACCATGGCCGCGTCGGTGGCCAACCCGCTCGAAAAGCAGTTCTCGACCATCGCCGGCCTCGACTCCATGACCTCGGTCAACACCATCGGCTCGACCCGCGTCACGTTGCAATTCGCCCTGGACCGCAACATCGACGCCGCGGCCCTGGACGTCCAGTCGGCCCTGACCACGGCCGGCAAGGACCTGCCCGACGACCTGCCGTCGCCGCCGTATTTCCGCAAGGTCAACCCGGCCGATTCGCCGATCCTCTACCTGGCCATCTCCTCCGACGTCATGCGCCTGTCGGACGTCGACGAATACGCCGAGAACATGATGGCCCAGCGGATCTCCATGGTGGCCGGCGTGGCCCAGGTCACGGTCTACGGCTCGAAAAAGTACGCGGTGCGCATCCAGCTCGATCCCGAGGCCATGGCCGCCAAGGGCATCGGCGTGGACGAGGCCTCCACGGCCGTGAAAAACGGCAACGTCAACCTGCCGGTCGGCACGGTGTCCGGCCCGTCCAAGGAATACACCGTCCGTTCGAGCGGCAAGCTGCTCTCGGCCGACGGCTACCGGCCCTTGATCGTGGCTTGGCGCAACGGCTCGCCCGTGCGCCTGTCCGAGATCGCCAAGGTGACCGACAGCGTGGAGGAGACCCGCCGCTTCAACTGGTTTTCCGGCACCCCGGGCCTGGTCCTGGCCATCCAGCGCCAGCCCGGCACCAACACCGTGGCCGTGGTCGACGCGGTCAAGTCGCTGCTGCCCACCTTCCAGGCCCAGCTCCCGGCCTCGGTGTCGCTCCAGGTCCTCTACGACCGATCGGTCTCCATCCGCGAATCCGTGGCCGACGTGAAGTTCACCCTGGTCCTGACCGTGTGCCTGGTGGTCATGGTCATTTTCCTCTTTCTGCGCAACATCCCGGCCACGGTCATTCCGAGCCTGGCCTTGCCCATGTCCGTGGTCGGCACGTTCGCGGCCATGTACGTGCTGGGCTTCAGCCTGGACAACATCTCGCTCATGGCGCTGACGCTTTCGGTCGGGTTCGTGGTGGACGACGCCATCGTCATGCTCGAAAACATCGTGCGCCACCTGGAGATGGGGAAAAGCACCCTGCAGGCGGCCATGGACGGTTCCCGGGAGATCAGCTTCACCATCGTCTCCATGACCATCTCGCTGGCGGCCGTCTTCTTGCCGGTCTTTTTCATGGGCGGCGTGGTGGGGCGGCTTTTCCACGAGTTCGCGGTGACCATCATGGTCTCCATCCTCATCTCGGGCGTTGTCTCCATTTCGCTCACCCCGATGCTGTGCAACCTGGTGCTGAGGCCCCACGTCCCCGTGCGCCACGGCGGGGTCTACAACGCCATCGAACGGGCCTTCGACGGCCTGCGCGACCTCTACGACGCGACCTTGCAGCTGGTTCTCAAGCACCACGTGGTCACCATGCTCTTTTCCCTCTTCCTCCTTGGCGTCACGGTCTGGCTCTTCGGGGCCATCCCCAAGGGCTTTTTGCCGAGCGAGGACACGGGCCAGCTCATGGTCACCACCGAGGCCGAGGAGGGCGTGTCCTTCGATGTGATGTCCGAGCGGCAGCAGCGCCTGAACGCGCTGGTCTCCAAGGACCCGGACGTGGCCGAATACATGTCCGTGGTCGGCTCCGGCGGCCCCAACAACACCAACAACAACGGCCGGCTCATGCTGTCCCTCAAACCCCTGGACGAGCGCAAGGCCACGGCCGACCAGGTCATGCAGCGGCTGCGGGCCGAGTTCGCCCAGGTGCCGGGCCTGCGCTCCTACCTGCAAAACCCGCCGCCGATCCGCATCGGCGGCCGGGCCACCAAGGGCCAGTACCAGTACACCTTGCAAGCCCCCAACACCGAGGAGCTCTTCCGGTCTGCGGCCGTCTTCGAACAGAAGATGCACGACATTCCGGACATCCAGGACGTGTCCTCGGATCTGCAGATCAAAAATCCCGAGCTTCGCATCGACATCGACCGGGACAAGGCCTCGGCCCTCGGCATCTCGGCCTTCCAGATCGAGGACGCCCTGGCCACGTCCTACGGCAACCGCCAGATCTCGACCATCTACGCCCCGGACGACACCTACCAGGTCATCATGGAGCTGGCCCCGGCCTACCAGGCCAACCCCGACGCCCTGTCCATGCTCTACGTCCGCTCGGCCGGGGGCCAGCTCGTGCCGCTTGACACCCTGGTCAAGCGGGCCGTGGCCGTCGGGCCCTTGTCCATCAACCACTCGGGCCAGTCGCCCTCGGTCACCCTCTCGTTCAACCTGCGCCCGGGGGCATCCCTTGGCAATGTGGTCGCGGCCATCGAAAAGCTGGCCAGAAACGAACTGCCGGCCTCGGTCTTCACGAGCTTCCAGGGCGAGGCGCAAGCCTTCCAGAGCTCGCTTACCGGCCTGTCGCTCCTTCTGGCCATGGCCGTGCTCGTCATCTACATCGTGCTCGGCATCCTCTACGAGAGCTTCATCCATCCCCTGACCATCCTGTCCGGCCTGCCTTCGGCCGGCGTGGGGGCGCTGGCCACGCTCATGCTTTTCGGCATGGATCTCAACATCTACGGCTTTGTCGGCATCATCATGCTGATAGGCATCGTCAAGAAAAACGCCATCATGATGATCGACTTCGCCCTGGAGGCCCAGCGCGGCCAGGGCATCCCGGCCCGTCAGGCCATCTACGAGGGGGCGCTCACGCGTTTTCGGCCGATCATGATGACCACCATGGCCGCGCTCATGGGCACGCTGCCCATCGCGCTGGGCCTTGGGGCCGGGGCCGCGGCCCGGCGGCCGCTTGGCCTGTGCGTGGTCGGCGGGTTGGTGGTGTCCCAGCTTTTGACGCTCTTTTTCACCCCGGTCTACTACATCTACCTGGATGGCCTGCAAAACTGGCTCAAGGGCCGGTTTGGCGGCCGCCGGGCCAAGGCCGGGGAGCCCGGTCGCGCGTCGGCCGGGGTATCGACGTAG
- the ybgF gene encoding tol-pal system protein YbgF → MELERVYNLHPCIMRMRARKALTTGTALVLTCLLAACGPGNTLSVGGKSADFRLKAVESSLEKAQEDLKAIDRRQTQNDARLAEVQKRLGELLAALKAQGVKTPAQAAAQGSALGVGFANPAAAGGAGGVKPPLSGTPGGEAGEAPAGPPPQLSAADSGPLPGERPGPAAASAPGPEARGRHGLGRVGPAEPAPPATPEAAIAADRTEAGPKPAPPAATGAGTPPKAGPAAPATPAAPAPAPAPTPAPGAPGATPPATPSATPSASGAAPAAGEPAAKPAPPVAGSAENASPAEKAEYNRALQMAINGNTAGAKAAFDQFLAAHPRSPLTPNALYWVGEGAFAGGDYQTAISDFDKVAKGWPGHHKAADALYKMAMAQEKAGDAAAARASLERYLKDYPSAELAGIVRQKLQALPK, encoded by the coding sequence GTGGAACTTGAAAGGGTTTACAACCTCCATCCCTGCATCATGCGCATGAGAGCCAGAAAGGCCCTGACCACGGGGACGGCCCTTGTCCTTACCTGCCTGCTTGCCGCATGCGGGCCGGGCAATACGTTGTCCGTCGGCGGCAAGAGCGCCGACTTTCGCCTGAAGGCCGTGGAATCCTCCCTGGAAAAAGCCCAGGAGGATCTCAAAGCCATAGATCGTCGCCAGACCCAGAACGACGCCAGACTGGCCGAGGTGCAAAAACGCCTCGGCGAGCTGTTGGCGGCGCTCAAAGCCCAGGGCGTCAAAACCCCGGCCCAGGCCGCGGCCCAGGGCAGCGCGCTTGGCGTCGGGTTCGCCAACCCGGCCGCCGCCGGCGGGGCGGGGGGCGTCAAACCGCCGCTGTCCGGAACTCCCGGCGGCGAAGCCGGGGAGGCCCCGGCCGGCCCGCCGCCCCAGCTTTCCGCCGCCGACTCCGGGCCGCTCCCGGGCGAGCGGCCCGGGCCCGCCGCCGCCTCGGCTCCCGGGCCCGAAGCCCGGGGCCGGCACGGCCTTGGCCGGGTGGGACCGGCCGAACCGGCCCCCCCGGCCACGCCCGAGGCGGCCATCGCCGCCGACCGGACCGAGGCCGGGCCAAAGCCGGCCCCGCCGGCCGCAACGGGTGCCGGCACACCGCCCAAGGCCGGGCCGGCCGCCCCGGCCACGCCGGCCGCTCCCGCCCCGGCGCCGGCGCCCACTCCCGCCCCCGGGGCGCCAGGCGCGACACCGCCCGCGACACCGTCCGCGACACCGTCCGCGTCGGGGGCCGCGCCGGCCGCCGGAGAGCCGGCCGCCAAGCCGGCCCCGCCCGTGGCCGGCAGCGCCGAAAACGCCTCGCCCGCGGAGAAGGCCGAGTACAACCGGGCCCTCCAGATGGCGATAAACGGCAACACCGCCGGGGCCAAGGCCGCCTTTGACCAGTTCCTGGCCGCCCATCCCCGGAGTCCCTTGACGCCGAACGCCCTCTACTGGGTGGGCGAGGGCGCCTTTGCCGGCGGCGACTACCAGACCGCCATCAGCGATTTCGACAAGGTGGCCAAGGGCTGGCCCGGCCACCACAAGGCGGCCGACGCCCTCTACAAGATGGCCATGGCCCAGGAAAAGGCCGGCGACGCGGCCGCGGCCCGGGCCAGCCTGGAGCGTTATCTGAAAGACTATCCCAGCGCGGAACTGGCCGGCATCGTCCGCCAGAAACTGCAAGCCCTGCCCAAATGA
- the dprA gene encoding DNA-processing protein DprA: protein MSPDAPSPPASLGAPAARDAWTADDGFLAELEACLRLRNTPGLGPRTWKRIFDRYPSAAEALADVRAFGAQGLCDDAVAGTLARGLSIPAARREMEAAAAKGLLPIPYFHAAYPARLRELPDPPAVLYVVGDARLLGGPSVAMVGARQCSRYGFAAAFDIASGLAASGITVVSGLAFGIDRQAHLGGLTGPGRSVAVCGTGLDLVYPDANMDVWRALAEDGAIVSEFAPGTPPQAQNFPIRNRVIAGLSLGVMVVEAASRSGSLITARLALEQGREVFALPGPVNLPTYAGCHALLSQGARLVQTADDIVAALARELGACVDAPRPAPPVRPAKAVVRAVPVARTGERARPAGPKVRPAAPPAPGRRPAPAPLPDGLSDLEAAIAGLLGDGSKRHIDALATALGAPSGPVSQALVLLEMKGLVRKWPGMYYTRDVEG, encoded by the coding sequence ATGAGCCCGGACGCCCCGTCGCCTCCGGCGTCCCTCGGGGCCCCCGCCGCCCGCGACGCCTGGACGGCGGACGACGGTTTTCTGGCCGAACTGGAAGCCTGCCTGCGCCTGCGAAACACCCCCGGCCTCGGGCCCCGCACCTGGAAACGGATTTTCGACCGCTATCCCTCGGCCGCCGAAGCCCTGGCCGATGTCCGGGCCTTCGGCGCCCAGGGGCTTTGCGACGATGCCGTGGCCGGGACCCTGGCCCGGGGCCTGTCCATCCCGGCCGCCCGGCGGGAGATGGAGGCCGCCGCCGCCAAGGGGCTCCTGCCCATCCCCTATTTCCACGCCGCCTATCCCGCCCGCCTGCGGGAGCTGCCGGACCCGCCGGCCGTCCTCTACGTGGTCGGGGACGCCAGGCTTCTCGGCGGCCCCTCGGTGGCCATGGTCGGGGCCAGGCAGTGCTCCCGCTACGGGTTCGCCGCCGCCTTCGACATCGCCTCGGGCCTGGCCGCCTCGGGCATCACCGTGGTTTCCGGCCTGGCCTTCGGCATCGACCGGCAGGCCCATCTGGGCGGCCTGACCGGTCCGGGCCGGTCGGTGGCCGTGTGCGGCACAGGGCTCGATCTGGTCTACCCGGACGCCAACATGGACGTCTGGCGGGCCCTGGCCGAGGACGGGGCCATTGTCAGCGAGTTTGCCCCGGGCACCCCGCCCCAGGCCCAGAATTTTCCCATCCGAAACCGCGTCATCGCCGGCCTGTCCCTTGGCGTTATGGTGGTCGAGGCCGCGTCCCGGTCCGGCAGCCTGATCACCGCCCGGCTGGCCCTGGAGCAGGGCCGCGAGGTCTTCGCCCTGCCGGGGCCCGTCAACCTTCCCACCTACGCCGGCTGCCACGCCCTTCTCTCCCAGGGAGCGAGGCTCGTGCAGACGGCCGACGACATCGTGGCCGCCCTGGCCCGGGAACTGGGCGCCTGCGTGGACGCGCCCCGGCCCGCGCCGCCGGTCCGGCCGGCCAAGGCCGTGGTCCGGGCCGTCCCCGTGGCCCGGACGGGGGAGAGGGCCCGGCCGGCCGGGCCCAAAGTCCGGCCGGCCGCGCCGCCCGCTCCGGGGAGGCGTCCGGCCCCGGCCCCGCTCCCGGACGGCCTGTCCGACCTGGAAGCGGCCATTGCCGGGCTCCTCGGCGACGGGAGCAAGCGGCACATCGACGCCCTGGCCACGGCCCTCGGGGCCCCGTCCGGCCCGGTCAGCCAGGCCCTGGTCCTCTTGGAAATGAAGGGTCTTGTGCGGAAATGGCCCGGCATGTACTACACCAGGGACGTCGAAGGATAA
- a CDS encoding HDOD domain-containing protein, with amino-acid sequence MAEDLRTERKNRILAVRDLPTLPKVLEQVTKLVERSDSSTEEVARLISMDQVLSAKVLKMVNSPVYGFPGRISSIQHALVLLGFNVLRSIIVSTSVFEVMTENMVGLWEHSLGCAMACGGAARMLGFKDAEEYSVAGLLHDLGKVVATVQLPDLKVEIERVVAERDLTYLEAEREVLGFGHDRINAWLADHWKLPANIKEGLSYHHKPQLARLYPEMAAVVHLGDFLVRVFEYGFSGDVGVPYLQPEALKILKMRPADFEKLLDHLCGQFVEIADLRFT; translated from the coding sequence ATGGCCGAGGACCTGCGCACCGAGCGCAAGAACCGCATTCTGGCCGTGCGCGACCTGCCGACCCTGCCCAAGGTCCTCGAACAGGTCACGAAGCTGGTCGAGCGGTCCGATTCCTCCACCGAGGAAGTGGCCCGGCTCATCAGCATGGACCAGGTCCTGTCGGCCAAGGTCCTCAAGATGGTCAATTCGCCGGTCTACGGCTTTCCCGGCCGCATAAGCTCCATCCAGCACGCCCTGGTCCTGCTCGGCTTCAACGTCCTGCGCTCGATCATCGTCTCCACCTCGGTCTTCGAGGTCATGACCGAGAACATGGTGGGCCTGTGGGAGCACAGCCTGGGGTGCGCCATGGCCTGCGGCGGGGCGGCGAGGATGCTCGGCTTCAAGGACGCCGAGGAATATTCCGTGGCCGGGCTCCTGCACGATCTCGGCAAGGTGGTGGCCACGGTCCAGCTGCCGGACCTCAAGGTCGAGATCGAACGGGTGGTGGCCGAGCGGGATCTGACCTACCTCGAGGCCGAGCGCGAGGTGCTCGGCTTCGGCCACGACCGGATCAACGCCTGGCTGGCCGACCACTGGAAGCTGCCGGCCAACATCAAGGAAGGCCTGTCCTACCACCACAAGCCCCAGCTGGCCCGGCTCTATCCCGAGATGGCCGCCGTGGTCCACCTCGGCGACTTTCTGGTCCGGGTCTTCGAATACGGCTTTTCCGGCGACGTCGGCGTCCCCTATCTCCAGCCCGAGGCCCTCAAGATCCTCAAGATGCGGCCGGCGGATTTCGAGAAGCTCCTGGACCACCTGTGCGGGCAGTTCGTGGAAATCGCGGACCTGCGCTTCACCTGA
- a CDS encoding diguanylate cyclase yields the protein MILSPDPGLRLLFDEAFPPEEAEVTGLSAGRGAIEHLFNDPPDLLVVDQKLADIPGLDLVAMVKSENVYRQLPVALVMDEAAVAAGVDWCTAEVDELLTRPLSPAMLRARVSLTLARASRSLDANPLTKLPGNTSIIGRIQELIDRREDFALAYADLDYFKSFNDRYGFSRGDEVLMMTARIIVNTVRAVGGAKAFVGHVGGDDFVFILAPDRVEEACKGVVASFDAIVPHFYDAEDRERGYIQSTDREGNRRAFPLMAISIAVIFNREGRLKHYGEASQTAMTLKKKAKENPRSCYVLDQRQG from the coding sequence ATGATCCTCAGCCCCGACCCCGGGCTCCGCCTCCTTTTCGACGAGGCCTTTCCCCCGGAGGAGGCCGAGGTGACGGGCCTTTCCGCCGGGCGCGGGGCCATCGAACACCTCTTTAACGATCCCCCGGACCTGCTGGTGGTGGACCAGAAGCTGGCGGACATCCCGGGCCTCGATCTCGTGGCCATGGTCAAGAGCGAAAACGTCTACCGCCAGCTGCCGGTGGCCCTGGTCATGGACGAGGCGGCCGTGGCCGCCGGCGTGGACTGGTGCACGGCCGAGGTGGACGAGCTGCTCACCCGGCCGCTGTCTCCGGCCATGCTGCGGGCCCGGGTCAGCCTGACGTTGGCCCGGGCCTCGCGGTCGCTTGACGCCAACCCGCTGACGAAACTCCCGGGCAACACCTCGATCATCGGCCGCATCCAGGAGCTTATCGACCGCCGGGAAGACTTCGCCCTGGCCTACGCCGACCTCGACTACTTCAAGTCGTTCAACGACCGGTACGGCTTTTCCCGGGGCGACGAGGTGCTCATGATGACGGCGCGCATCATCGTCAACACCGTGCGGGCGGTCGGCGGGGCCAAGGCCTTTGTCGGGCATGTCGGGGGCGACGATTTCGTCTTCATCCTGGCTCCGGACCGGGTGGAGGAGGCGTGCAAGGGCGTGGTCGCGAGCTTTGACGCCATTGTCCCCCATTTCTACGACGCCGAGGACCGGGAGCGCGGCTACATCCAGTCCACGGACCGCGAAGGCAACCGCCGCGCCTTCCCGCTCATGGCCATCTCCATCGCCGTCATCTTCAACCGGGAAGGACGGCTCAAGCACTACGGCGAAGCCTCGCAAACGGCCATGACGCTGAAAAAAAAGGCCAAGGAAAACCCCCGGAGCTGCTATGTCCTCGACCAGCGGCAAGGCTGA
- a CDS encoding tyrosine recombinase XerC yields the protein MSSTSGKAEARKPLPEPAAAYLDHLRVEKGYSPATLAAYAEDLAQFEESLAGRGLTLAAPGAVTLEAARGFLAELHRRRVAKSSMGRKLSALRGLFTFLRRKKRVTGDPLAGLKNPKTDKRQPKALNVDEAVALVTPGPESPAADGSREACRDLALAELLYGSGLRVSEAMTLDVDDLDLSQGIVRVMGKGGKERLAPLSDAARVRLGEYARRRAEFAPAPREPAFFLGARGGRLDRRQAARIIDALARGAGLARHAHPHMLRHSFATHLLESGADMRSVQELLGHARLSTTQRYTHLDLARLMQVYDQAHPRSDESKS from the coding sequence ATGTCCTCGACCAGCGGCAAGGCTGAGGCCCGAAAGCCGCTCCCGGAACCGGCGGCCGCCTACCTCGACCACCTGCGGGTGGAGAAGGGCTATTCCCCGGCCACCCTGGCCGCCTATGCCGAGGACCTGGCCCAGTTCGAGGAGTCGCTCGCCGGCCGGGGCCTGACCCTGGCCGCGCCCGGGGCCGTCACCCTGGAGGCGGCCCGGGGATTTCTGGCCGAACTCCACCGCCGGCGGGTGGCCAAGTCGTCCATGGGCCGCAAGCTGTCGGCCCTGCGCGGGCTTTTCACCTTTCTGCGCCGCAAAAAGCGCGTGACCGGCGATCCCCTGGCCGGGCTCAAAAATCCCAAGACGGACAAGCGCCAGCCCAAGGCCCTCAATGTCGACGAAGCCGTGGCCCTGGTCACGCCCGGGCCCGAGAGCCCGGCTGCGGACGGCTCGCGCGAGGCCTGCCGCGACCTGGCCCTGGCCGAACTCCTCTACGGTTCCGGCCTTCGGGTCAGCGAGGCCATGACCCTCGACGTGGACGACCTGGACCTGTCCCAGGGCATCGTCCGGGTCATGGGCAAGGGCGGCAAGGAACGGCTGGCCCCCTTAAGCGACGCGGCCCGGGTGCGCCTTGGCGAATACGCCCGGCGGCGGGCCGAATTCGCGCCCGCGCCCCGGGAGCCGGCCTTTTTCCTTGGCGCGCGCGGCGGCCGGCTGGACCGGCGGCAGGCGGCCCGGATCATCGACGCCCTGGCCCGGGGGGCCGGCCTCGCCCGGCACGCCCACCCCCACATGCTGCGCCACAGCTTCGCCACCCACCTGCTCGAATCCGGGGCGGACATGCGCAGCGTCCAGGAACTCCTCGGCCACGCCCGGCTCTCCACCACCCAGCGCTACACCCACCTGGACCTGGCCCGGCTCATGCAGGTCTACGACCAGGCCCATCCCCGTTCCGACGAATCCAAATCCTAG
- a CDS encoding TetR/AcrR family transcriptional regulator yields the protein MDVLWNRLVEAAVERFAVDGRGGVMPHDLVKRLGVPAETVFRHFPDRDRLFVAVLGQVQQELFAHIEVSCPVIPGESGLSMILRLAEAYRRFLEERPAGYLDILPHGEKGAGQAETQSDRELGRLAARIAKQFEVLLLLGRLDGSVRAEAATDTAWRILHVVVGTVRLALTSQKARARNLRVMLAALAGGHPAAARAA from the coding sequence ATGGATGTCTTGTGGAACAGGCTGGTCGAGGCGGCGGTGGAACGGTTTGCCGTGGACGGGCGCGGCGGGGTCATGCCCCACGACCTGGTCAAGCGGCTGGGGGTGCCGGCCGAAACGGTCTTCCGGCACTTCCCGGACCGGGACCGGCTTTTCGTGGCCGTCCTCGGGCAGGTCCAGCAGGAGCTTTTCGCCCATATCGAGGTGAGTTGCCCGGTCATCCCGGGCGAATCCGGCCTGTCCATGATTCTGCGGCTGGCCGAGGCCTACCGCCGTTTCCTGGAGGAACGGCCGGCGGGCTATCTCGACATCCTGCCGCACGGGGAAAAGGGAGCGGGCCAGGCCGAAACCCAAAGCGACCGCGAGCTGGGGCGGCTTGCGGCCCGCATCGCCAAGCAGTTCGAGGTGCTTCTGCTGCTTGGCCGCCTGGACGGTTCGGTCCGGGCCGAGGCCGCGACCGACACGGCCTGGCGCATCCTCCACGTGGTGGTCGGCACGGTGCGGCTGGCGCTCACGTCGCAAAAGGCCCGGGCCCGAAACCTGCGCGTCATGCTGGCCGCCCTGGCCGGCGGGCATCCGGCCGCAGCCCGGGCGGCCTGA
- a CDS encoding integrase core domain-containing protein has translation MPWKKVNPMEERARFIVELSQRRESFAALCRKYGISRETGYKWLRRYQAGEGLGERSRVARHCPHKTPDAVVTLLLALRQENPYWGPKKLVRLLQDVHGIEYPPAKSTAGDILKRHGLITATKAKRRQSGGRLRREDLRQPKQANDVWSADYKGWFRLEDRSICHPLTISDIFSRYVLGCYVFPTQTLERTKEAMRRVFMRYGLPRAIRVDNGTPFGSTGIAGLTGLSVWWLQLGIVVDFIAPGKPEQNGCHERMHRTLKLEATIPPSANLREQQERLESWRERFNSHRPHEALDQATPASIYRPSSRRLPRNEPCFEYPSSFESRTVRRDGMFNWEGRQIFLGEAFAKCRIGLTRNYDDRWLVYLGEHLLGGFCPKDPKRVVPVRSLIS, from the coding sequence ATGCCCTGGAAAAAGGTCAATCCGATGGAAGAACGCGCCCGGTTCATTGTGGAGTTGTCGCAGCGACGGGAATCATTTGCAGCCTTGTGCCGCAAGTATGGGATCAGTCGCGAAACGGGTTACAAGTGGCTGCGCCGCTATCAGGCAGGGGAAGGGCTTGGGGAACGAAGCCGCGTTGCCCGGCATTGCCCGCACAAAACACCTGATGCAGTCGTCACGTTATTACTCGCATTGCGACAGGAGAATCCCTACTGGGGTCCCAAAAAGCTCGTCAGGCTTCTGCAAGATGTGCACGGCATAGAGTACCCACCGGCCAAAAGTACAGCCGGCGACATTTTGAAACGGCACGGATTGATCACCGCCACAAAAGCAAAGCGCCGTCAGTCAGGAGGCCGGTTGCGGCGAGAGGATCTCCGGCAGCCCAAACAGGCAAATGATGTTTGGAGTGCGGATTACAAGGGCTGGTTTCGCCTGGAGGACAGGAGCATTTGCCATCCTTTGACAATCAGTGACATCTTTAGCCGCTATGTCTTAGGGTGTTACGTCTTTCCTACGCAGACGCTTGAACGAACAAAAGAGGCGATGCGGCGGGTGTTTATGCGATACGGCCTGCCACGCGCCATCCGCGTGGACAATGGGACTCCGTTTGGTTCGACCGGGATCGCAGGTTTGACCGGCTTAAGCGTCTGGTGGCTCCAGCTGGGTATTGTCGTGGACTTCATCGCGCCTGGAAAGCCCGAGCAAAATGGCTGCCACGAAAGAATGCATCGGACCTTGAAACTGGAAGCCACTATCCCGCCTTCGGCGAATCTGCGGGAGCAACAAGAACGATTGGAGTCCTGGCGGGAGCGATTTAATAGCCATCGTCCCCATGAAGCACTTGATCAGGCCACGCCGGCTTCAATCTACCGGCCTTCGTCCCGGCGGCTGCCTCGAAACGAACCATGCTTTGAGTATCCCTCCTCTTTCGAAAGTCGGACGGTTCGCCGGGATGGGATGTTCAACTGGGAAGGCAGGCAGATTTTTCTCGGCGAGGCATTTGCGAAATGTCGCATCGGCCTGACCAGAAATTATGATGATCGTTGGCTGGTTTATCTTGGAGAGCACCTGCTCGGCGGGTTTTGCCCCAAAGACCCCAAACGGGTGGTTCCGGTTCGATCCCTGATCAGCTAA